The following are encoded in a window of Providencia rettgeri genomic DNA:
- a CDS encoding single-stranded DNA-binding protein, which yields MASRGVNKVILIGNLGQDPEIRYMPNGGAVANLTLATSESWRDKQTGEMREKTEWHRVVIFGKLAEVAGEYLKKGSQVYIEGSLQTRKWQDQSGQDRYTTEVVVNIGGSMQMLGGRGGDASSQGQGGQGGWGQPQQPQAAQQFSGGGAPARSQAAAPQTNEPPMDFDDDIPF from the coding sequence ATGGCCAGCAGAGGCGTAAATAAAGTAATTCTTATCGGTAACCTAGGACAAGATCCTGAAATCCGTTATATGCCTAACGGCGGAGCTGTGGCAAACCTGACTCTGGCAACTTCTGAAAGTTGGCGCGACAAGCAAACTGGCGAGATGCGTGAAAAAACAGAATGGCATCGCGTGGTGATTTTCGGCAAATTAGCTGAAGTTGCGGGTGAATATCTGAAAAAAGGTTCACAAGTCTATATCGAAGGTTCTCTGCAAACGCGTAAATGGCAAGACCAAAGCGGTCAAGATCGTTACACAACTGAAGTGGTTGTTAATATTGGCGGCTCTATGCAAATGTTGGGTGGTCGTGGTGGCGATGCGTCATCACAAGGCCAGGGTGGTCAAGGTGGTTGGGGTCAACCTCAACAACCACAAGCCGCACAACAATTCAGTGGCGGCGGAGCCCCAGCTCGCTCACAAGCGGCTGCCCCGCAAACCAATGAACCACCAATGGATTTCGATGATGATATTCCGTTCTAA
- a CDS encoding DsbA family protein, which translates to MHKKISNLAIVTYTLFIILISVLTTVLFYHIFIFETFKDNSESQKTFFEFPLDKVSSSPIKEDNSIIEVMSYGCYYCATNNDAIMEFANQFSQEGNFSVIHLAKKYTGLAAYSPIFATLEEMNIESELRSDIFNAILNENINFKNNDELLNWLKQHNVDTEKYLEVSKSSAVSEKLDYMESIAEFYDITATPAFIINKRYVVYQDRDFPEFTKYMAKLFEQSKQE; encoded by the coding sequence ATGCATAAGAAAATATCTAATTTAGCGATTGTTACGTATACCCTGTTCATTATTTTAATTTCTGTTCTTACAACAGTTTTGTTTTATCATATTTTTATTTTTGAAACATTTAAAGATAACAGTGAAAGCCAGAAGACATTTTTTGAATTCCCATTGGATAAAGTATCATCGAGCCCAATAAAAGAAGATAATAGTATTATCGAAGTTATGTCCTACGGATGTTATTACTGCGCAACTAATAACGATGCTATCATGGAATTTGCCAATCAGTTTTCACAAGAGGGAAATTTTAGTGTAATTCATTTGGCAAAAAAATATACAGGATTAGCGGCTTACTCTCCTATTTTTGCAACGTTAGAAGAAATGAACATAGAGTCTGAACTGCGCTCAGATATTTTCAATGCTATTTTAAATGAAAACATCAATTTTAAAAATAATGACGAACTTTTGAATTGGCTAAAGCAACACAATGTTGACACTGAAAAATACCTTGAAGTTAGTAAAAGCTCAGCTGTATCCGAAAAGTTAGATTACATGGAAAGTATTGCAGAGTTTTATGATATTACAGCAACACCAGCATTTATTATCAATAAGCGGTATGTCGTTTATCAAGACCGTGATTTTCCTGAGTTCACAAAATATATGGCTAAGCTTTTTGAGCAGAGTAAGCAGGAGTAA
- a CDS encoding DUF4762 family protein codes for MKLLNAIDASKVIGGTAPVCNTSYNSVVVGGGNASCQAITKCTDKHGEVSYKTQPAPGKCQA; via the coding sequence ATGAAACTGTTAAATGCTATTGATGCATCAAAGGTGATTGGCGGAACAGCACCTGTATGTAATACATCTTATAATTCTGTTGTTGTTGGCGGCGGAAATGCAAGTTGTCAAGCAATCACTAAATGTACTGACAAGCATGGTGAAGTTAGTTATAAAACGCAACCTGCTCCAGGTAAATGCCAAGCATAA
- the uvrA gene encoding excinuclease ABC subunit UvrA — protein sequence MDNIEVRGARTHNLKNINLVIPRDKLIVITGLSGSGKSSLAFDTLYAEGQRRYVESLSAYARQFLSLMEKPDVDHIEGLSPAISIEQKSTSHNPRSTVGTITEIHDYLRLLFARVGEPRCPDHDIPLAAQTVSQMVDNVLAQPTDRRMMLLAPVVKDRKGEHVKLLDNLASQGYIRARIDGEVCDLSDPPKLELQKKHTIEVVVDRFKIRDDIAQRLAESFETALELSGGTAIVADMDDAKAEELVFSANFACSVCGYSMVELEPRLFSFNNPAGACPSCDGLGVQQFFDPERVLQNTEISLAGGAIRGWDRRNFYYFQMLMSLAEHYKFDVEAPYSSLSPAVQKIILYGSGKESIEFKYRNDRGDITVRRHPFEGVLNNMERRYKETESTAVREELAKYISNRPCVSCNGTRLRKEARFVFVENTTLPEIADYSIGHAMAFFQNLKLSGQRAKIAEKVLKEISDRLKFLVNVGLNYLSLSRSADTLSGGEAQRIRLASQIGAGLVGVMYVLDEPSIGLHQRDNDRLLETLIHLRDLGNTVIVVEHDEDAIRAADHVIDIGPGAGVHGGQIVAQGTLEDIVANPESLTGKFLSGERRIEIPKQRVPVNKDKMLTVFGAKGNNLKNVTLKIPVGLFTCITGVSGSGKSTLINDTLFPIAQRQLNGATTITPAPYLDVEGLEHFDKVIDIDQSPIGRTPRSNPATYTGVFTPIRELFAGVPESRTRGYNPGRFSFNVKGGRCEACQGDGVIKVEMHFLPDVYVPCDQCKGKRYNRETLEIKYKGKSIHEVLDMTIEESREFFDAVPALARKLQTLMDVGLSYIRLGQSATTLSGGEAQRVKLAKELSKRGTGQTIYILDEPTTGLHFADIQQLLVVLHQLRDQGNTIVVIEHNLDVIKTADWIVDLGPEGGSGGGEILIAGTPEEVAECEKSHTSRFLKTILERGY from the coding sequence ATGGATAATATCGAAGTCCGCGGCGCACGCACGCATAATCTGAAAAATATCAATCTCGTTATTCCTCGTGACAAGCTGATTGTTATCACGGGGTTATCTGGTTCAGGAAAATCCTCTTTAGCTTTTGATACTCTATATGCAGAGGGACAGCGTCGGTATGTTGAGTCTCTATCCGCTTATGCACGGCAGTTTCTATCTTTAATGGAAAAGCCTGATGTAGACCATATTGAAGGGCTCTCTCCCGCAATTTCGATTGAACAAAAATCCACATCTCATAACCCGCGCTCAACGGTAGGAACTATCACTGAAATTCATGACTACCTACGGTTGCTATTTGCACGGGTGGGTGAGCCACGTTGCCCTGATCATGATATTCCATTAGCGGCTCAAACTGTCAGCCAAATGGTTGATAACGTTTTAGCACAACCCACCGATCGCCGCATGATGTTGCTCGCGCCTGTCGTCAAAGATCGCAAAGGAGAGCATGTTAAATTACTCGATAACTTAGCGAGCCAAGGTTATATCCGTGCGCGAATTGATGGCGAAGTTTGTGACTTATCAGATCCACCGAAACTCGAATTACAGAAAAAACACACCATCGAAGTGGTAGTGGATCGTTTTAAAATCCGAGATGACATTGCTCAGCGTCTAGCCGAATCTTTTGAAACTGCACTGGAGCTTTCTGGTGGTACCGCTATTGTTGCCGATATGGACGATGCAAAAGCAGAAGAGCTGGTGTTTTCTGCAAACTTTGCTTGCTCCGTTTGTGGCTATAGCATGGTGGAATTAGAACCGCGCCTATTTTCCTTTAATAACCCAGCAGGAGCTTGCCCAAGCTGTGATGGTTTAGGCGTTCAGCAATTTTTTGACCCCGAGCGCGTACTGCAAAATACGGAAATCTCTTTAGCTGGTGGGGCAATCCGCGGCTGGGATCGCCGTAATTTTTATTATTTCCAGATGCTAATGTCATTAGCCGAACACTATAAATTTGATGTCGAAGCCCCTTATAGCTCCCTCAGTCCCGCTGTGCAAAAAATCATTTTGTATGGTTCAGGCAAAGAATCGATTGAGTTTAAATACCGTAATGATCGCGGGGACATTACCGTTCGCCGCCATCCATTTGAAGGTGTCCTCAATAATATGGAACGCCGTTATAAAGAAACGGAATCTACCGCTGTTCGTGAGGAACTCGCAAAATACATCAGTAATCGCCCTTGTGTCTCTTGTAACGGAACTCGTTTACGTAAAGAAGCACGCTTTGTCTTTGTTGAAAACACCACGTTACCTGAAATCGCAGATTACAGTATTGGCCATGCCATGGCGTTTTTCCAAAACTTAAAGCTCAGTGGGCAACGTGCGAAAATCGCAGAAAAAGTACTGAAAGAGATAAGTGATCGTCTCAAATTCTTAGTGAACGTAGGCTTAAACTACTTAAGTTTATCACGCTCAGCAGACACTTTATCGGGGGGAGAAGCACAACGTATTCGCCTTGCAAGTCAAATTGGAGCGGGTTTAGTGGGGGTGATGTACGTGCTTGATGAGCCGTCAATTGGTCTGCATCAGCGAGATAACGATCGCCTATTAGAAACCTTGATCCATCTTCGTGACTTAGGCAATACCGTGATCGTCGTAGAACACGACGAAGACGCCATCCGTGCCGCTGATCATGTGATTGATATTGGCCCTGGTGCTGGGGTACATGGTGGCCAAATTGTGGCTCAAGGTACATTGGAAGATATTGTTGCTAACCCAGAGTCCTTAACCGGTAAGTTCTTAAGTGGCGAACGTAGAATTGAAATTCCTAAACAACGTGTTCCTGTCAATAAAGACAAAATGTTGACGGTGTTCGGCGCGAAAGGCAACAACCTAAAAAATGTGACATTAAAAATACCAGTCGGGCTATTTACCTGTATTACTGGCGTATCAGGCTCAGGCAAATCCACACTGATCAACGACACATTATTCCCTATTGCTCAACGCCAATTAAATGGGGCAACGACTATTACTCCTGCGCCCTATTTGGATGTTGAAGGCTTGGAGCATTTCGATAAAGTCATTGATATTGACCAAAGCCCAATCGGACGAACACCACGTTCAAACCCTGCAACTTACACGGGGGTATTTACACCTATTCGTGAGTTATTTGCTGGCGTACCAGAATCTCGTACCCGTGGGTACAATCCAGGGCGCTTTAGTTTTAACGTAAAAGGGGGGCGCTGTGAGGCTTGTCAGGGTGATGGCGTCATCAAGGTTGAGATGCACTTTTTGCCTGATGTCTACGTGCCTTGCGACCAGTGTAAAGGCAAGCGCTATAACCGCGAAACCTTAGAAATTAAATATAAAGGCAAGAGCATTCATGAAGTTCTCGATATGACCATCGAAGAATCCCGTGAATTCTTTGATGCAGTTCCTGCCCTTGCGCGTAAACTGCAAACCTTAATGGATGTAGGGTTATCCTATATTCGCCTTGGTCAGTCCGCCACCACATTATCTGGTGGTGAAGCGCAGCGCGTTAAACTGGCAAAAGAGTTATCGAAACGCGGCACTGGGCAAACGATTTATATTTTGGATGAGCCAACCACAGGTCTGCACTTTGCAGATATCCAACAGCTTTTAGTGGTTCTGCATCAATTGCGTGACCAAGGCAATACCATTGTCGTCATTGAACACAACCTTGATGTGATTAAAACCGCAGACTGGATTGTCGATTTAGGCCCTGAAGGGGGCAGCGGAGGTGGTGAAATTCTCATTGCAGGTACACCAGAAGAAGTGGCTGAATGCGAAAAATCCCATACTTCAAGGTTCTTAAAAACCATTTTAGAGCGCGGCTATTAA